A section of the Chryseobacterium scophthalmum genome encodes:
- a CDS encoding DNA-3-methyladenine glycosylase I: MSYCSAVERMQPESRKELHKKYHDNHYGFPIHDDNELFGRLIMEINQAGLSWETILKKEEGFRNAYDNFNIEKIAAYSEEDRERLLSDPGIIRNKLKVNAAIENAKTIIELQKEFGSFEKWLEHHHPKTLQEWMKLFKKTFKFTGGEIVNEFLMSIGFLKGAHAEDCVVNEAILKHDPMWRKGSVV; this comes from the coding sequence ATGAGTTATTGTTCAGCAGTCGAAAGAATGCAGCCTGAAAGCAGAAAAGAGTTGCACAAAAAATATCACGACAATCATTACGGATTTCCGATTCATGATGATAATGAATTGTTTGGAAGGTTAATTATGGAGATCAATCAGGCAGGATTGAGCTGGGAAACTATTTTAAAAAAAGAAGAAGGTTTCAGAAATGCTTATGATAATTTTAATATCGAAAAAATTGCCGCTTATAGTGAAGAAGACCGAGAAAGGTTATTAAGCGATCCCGGAATTATCAGAAATAAACTAAAGGTAAATGCTGCCATTGAAAATGCAAAAACGATTATAGAACTTCAAAAAGAATTCGGGTCTTTTGAGAAATGGCTGGAACATCATCATCCCAAAACTTTACAGGAATGGATGAAACTGTTCAAAAAAACTTTCAAATTTACAGGTGGCGAAATCGTGAATGAGTTTTTAATGAGCATTGGTTTTCTAAAAGGTGCGCACGCAGAAGATTGCGTTGTGAATGAGGCGATCTTAAAGCATGATCCGATGTGGAGGAAAGGGTCGGTTGTATAG